One Mycobacteroides salmoniphilum DNA segment encodes these proteins:
- the mftB gene encoding mycofactocin biosynthesis chaperone MftB (MftB, a small protein, is a peptide chaperone that assists the radical SAM enzyme MftC in performing two modifications to the C-terminal Val-Tyr dipeptide of the mycofactocin precursor peptide, MftA. MftB's role is analogous to the role of PqqD in the biosynthesis of PQQ, a cofactor that derives entirely from a Tyr and a Glu in the precursor PqqA.) yields the protein MSAMIDEAPAGFDWTRPWQLHPQVSLRPEPFGALLYHFGTRKLSFLKNRTLLQIVQSLTDHSSAENAWRAAGVEDGQVAAYQRALAVLADSKMIVTREDA from the coding sequence ATGAGCGCCATGATTGACGAGGCGCCCGCCGGTTTCGACTGGACCCGGCCCTGGCAGTTACACCCCCAGGTGTCGTTGCGTCCGGAGCCGTTCGGGGCGCTGCTCTACCACTTCGGCACCCGCAAGCTGTCCTTCCTGAAGAACCGCACCCTGTTGCAGATCGTGCAATCCCTTACCGACCACAGCAGTGCCGAGAATGCTTGGCGGGCCGCTGGTGTCGAGGACGGTCAGGTTGCCGCGTACCAGCGGGCCCTGGCGGTACTGGCAGATTCAAAGATGATCGTGACCCGAGAGGACGCCTGA
- the mftF gene encoding mycofactocin biosynthesis glycosyltransferase MftF (Members of this protein family, MftF, are glycosyltransferases, members of PF00535 (glycosyl transferase family 2). The encoding gene is found as part of the mycofactocin cassette, in Mycobacterium tuberculosis, many other Actinobacteria, and occasional members of other lineages. Mycofactocin itself, a putative redox carrier, is a heavily modified derivative of the C-terminal Val-Tyr dipeptide of the mycofactocin precursor MftA (TIGR03969).), with product MTTSDDAVQGMSASHGRLPDGFAVQVDRRVRVLDEGSALLGGSPTRLLRLAPAARTLLSGGRLEVRDATSAQLARTLLDATVAHPRPTSGPGYRDVTVVIPCRNNGFGLRRLLRALRGMRVIVIDDGSTIPIVECELEGMHCDVRVVRHTDSQGPAAARNTGLKLATTDFVAFLDSDVVPRRGWLEGLLGHFSDPAVALVAPRIVGLVLSDNAIARYEAVRSSLDLGLREAPVVPYGPVSYVPSAAIVVRRVAIDEIGGFDESLQCGEDVDLCWRLIEAGSRLRYEPVSQVAHDHRLTLREWFARKTFYGKSAAPLSTRHPDKVAPMVISRWTLLVWILVAVGSGMGYLAAAGMAALAAGRVARTLRGVDTPPRDVVRVAAQGVGGAALQIASALCRHYWPLALVAAALSRRSRQVLVVAAIVDGVVDWMKRNDNSASPDDRIGLLEYVLLKRLDDIAYGIGLWSGIVQERDLGALRPELRP from the coding sequence ATGACGACGAGCGACGACGCGGTGCAGGGCATGTCCGCATCACACGGACGGCTACCCGATGGATTCGCGGTTCAGGTGGATCGACGGGTTCGCGTGCTCGACGAGGGGTCGGCGCTGCTGGGTGGGTCGCCGACTCGGCTCCTGCGACTGGCGCCTGCCGCGCGGACGCTGCTTTCCGGCGGGCGGCTTGAGGTACGCGATGCGACGAGCGCTCAGCTGGCCCGGACGCTGCTCGATGCGACCGTCGCCCACCCGCGCCCCACGAGTGGTCCGGGCTATCGGGACGTGACTGTCGTTATTCCATGCCGTAACAATGGTTTTGGATTACGTCGACTGCTGCGGGCACTGCGCGGAATGCGCGTGATCGTTATCGACGACGGTTCCACCATTCCGATCGTGGAGTGCGAGCTGGAGGGTATGCACTGTGACGTGCGGGTGGTGCGGCACACCGACAGTCAGGGTCCGGCGGCGGCCCGCAACACCGGGCTGAAGCTGGCGACCACGGACTTCGTCGCGTTCCTTGATTCGGATGTGGTGCCCAGGCGCGGTTGGCTGGAGGGACTGCTGGGGCACTTCAGCGATCCCGCGGTGGCTCTGGTTGCTCCGCGGATTGTTGGATTAGTGTTGAGCGACAATGCGATTGCTCGGTATGAAGCAGTCAGGTCCTCGTTGGATCTCGGCCTTCGTGAGGCGCCGGTCGTACCGTACGGCCCGGTGTCGTACGTCCCCAGTGCCGCCATCGTGGTGAGGCGGGTCGCCATCGACGAGATTGGCGGCTTCGACGAGTCACTGCAGTGCGGCGAGGACGTGGATCTGTGCTGGCGGCTCATCGAGGCGGGGTCGCGGCTTCGGTACGAGCCGGTGTCCCAGGTGGCCCATGACCACAGGCTTACTCTTCGAGAATGGTTCGCGCGCAAGACATTCTATGGAAAGAGTGCGGCGCCGCTGTCGACGCGTCATCCCGACAAGGTGGCGCCGATGGTCATCTCGCGGTGGACGCTGCTGGTGTGGATTCTCGTAGCGGTGGGTTCGGGGATGGGCTATCTGGCCGCGGCAGGCATGGCCGCGCTCGCGGCGGGGCGCGTCGCGAGGACACTCCGGGGAGTCGATACCCCGCCACGGGACGTCGTTCGGGTAGCCGCCCAAGGTGTGGGCGGTGCGGCGTTGCAGATCGCGTCCGCGCTCTGCCGCCACTACTGGCCGTTGGCGTTGGTGGCGGCCGCGCTGTCCCGGCGCAGCCGCCAGGTGCTCGTTGTGGCCGCGATTGTCGACGGCGTGGTGGATTGGATGAAGCGCAACGACAATTCGGCCTCTCCCGATGATCGCATCGGTCTGCTCGAGTACGTACTGCTGAAGCGCCTCGACGACATCGCCTATGGGATTGGCCTGTGGTCCGGGATTGTGCAGGAGCGCGATCTCGGTGCGCTCCGACCGGAACTACGGCCCTGA
- the mftE gene encoding mycofactocin biosynthesis peptidyl-dipeptidase MftE, with translation MNSAYHRRVAVPTVLSTAISPELADEAITLFTPLGSTEQHGPHLPLDTDTRIADAVATAAAEMLASDAGAGRTALAPALAYGSSGEHQSFAGTISIGTAALTQVLVEYGRSATQWCRRIVFVNGHGGNIEATVSAVRLLRSEGRDIAWWACAVEGGDAHAGHAETSLLLHISPDAVRHEEVLAGNSAPLHELMAPMRAGGVAAVSAIGVLGDPTTASSQDGARMLATMTRRCANAVRRWLPDADGRLV, from the coding sequence GTGAATTCGGCCTACCATCGGCGGGTGGCTGTACCGACTGTCTTGAGCACCGCCATCTCTCCGGAGCTCGCAGACGAGGCCATCACGCTGTTCACCCCGCTCGGCTCAACCGAGCAACACGGGCCGCACTTGCCGTTGGATACCGACACCCGGATTGCCGATGCTGTGGCTACCGCTGCGGCCGAGATGCTGGCCTCCGATGCGGGCGCCGGCCGGACGGCTCTCGCCCCTGCCCTCGCGTACGGATCCAGCGGAGAACATCAATCCTTCGCTGGAACGATCTCGATCGGTACCGCGGCGCTGACCCAGGTCCTCGTGGAGTACGGCAGGTCGGCCACGCAGTGGTGCCGACGCATCGTGTTCGTGAACGGTCACGGCGGCAACATCGAGGCGACGGTCTCCGCGGTGCGGCTCCTGCGTTCGGAGGGCCGCGATATCGCGTGGTGGGCGTGCGCGGTCGAAGGCGGTGACGCGCACGCTGGACATGCGGAAACATCTCTGCTGCTACATATTTCACCGGATGCAGTGCGCCACGAGGAAGTGCTCGCCGGAAACTCGGCACCGCTGCACGAGCTGATGGCGCCGATGCGTGCGGGCGGCGTAGCGGCGGTCAGCGCGATCGGTGTGCTCGGAGATCCGACGACCGCCAGCAGCCAGGACGGCGCGCGGATGCTCGCGACGATGACCCGACGATGCGCCAACGCGGTGCGCCGTTGGTTACCTGATGCCGACGGGCGGCTGGTATGA
- the mftD gene encoding pre-mycofactocin synthase MftD (MftD, an enzyme found in the mycofactocin biosynthesis locus, performs an oxidative deamination of 3-amino-5-[(p-hydroxyphenyl)methyl]-4,4-dimethyl-2-pyrrolidinone (AHDP). The resulting compound, now called pre-mycofactocin (PMFT), is a biologically active redox cofactor that can oxidize the non-exchangeable NADH of TIGR03971 family SDR-type oxidoreductases.), whose translation MARNTWFETVAIAQQRAKKRLPRSVYSSLISASEKGLTVSDNVEAFAELGFEPHVVGIQPDRELSTTVLGQEISLPVMISPTGVQAVDPDGEVAVARAAAARGTAMGLSSFASKPIEDVVAANPKTHFQIYWLGGRDDVAQRIQRAKDAGAVGLIATLDWSFSHGRDWGSPSIPEKMNLRSMIRLAPEVVTKPGWLWSFGKKMNIPDLRVPNQAARGEAGPPFFDAYGQWMGTPAPTWDDVQWMREQWDGPFMLKGVMRIDDAKRAVDCGVSAISVSNHGGNNLDGTPASIRALPGIAQAVGGDVEVLLDGGIRRGSDVVKALALGARAVMIGRAYLWGLAASGQAGVENVLDIMRGGIDSALMGLGKKSVHELSPDDLLVPDGFARGLGRH comes from the coding sequence ATGGCCCGCAACACATGGTTCGAGACGGTCGCGATTGCCCAGCAACGGGCCAAGAAGCGACTGCCGAGGTCCGTCTACAGCTCGCTGATCTCCGCCAGTGAAAAGGGGCTGACCGTCAGTGACAATGTCGAGGCGTTCGCAGAGCTCGGATTCGAGCCTCACGTCGTCGGCATTCAGCCGGACCGTGAACTGTCGACAACTGTTCTAGGGCAAGAGATCTCGTTACCGGTGATGATCTCTCCGACCGGGGTTCAGGCCGTTGATCCCGACGGTGAGGTGGCGGTGGCCCGGGCCGCCGCCGCACGTGGAACCGCCATGGGATTGTCCTCCTTCGCGAGTAAGCCCATCGAGGATGTGGTGGCCGCGAATCCGAAGACGCACTTCCAGATTTACTGGCTAGGCGGGCGTGACGATGTTGCCCAGCGCATTCAGCGTGCGAAAGATGCTGGTGCAGTGGGTCTTATCGCCACGCTTGACTGGAGCTTTTCGCACGGTCGTGATTGGGGCAGCCCTTCCATACCCGAGAAGATGAACTTGCGGTCGATGATCCGGCTGGCGCCGGAAGTGGTCACCAAGCCCGGCTGGCTGTGGTCGTTCGGGAAGAAGATGAACATTCCGGATTTGCGGGTGCCCAACCAGGCTGCTCGCGGCGAGGCCGGGCCGCCCTTCTTCGATGCCTACGGGCAGTGGATGGGAACTCCGGCGCCGACATGGGATGACGTTCAATGGATGCGTGAGCAATGGGACGGTCCATTCATGCTCAAGGGCGTCATGCGCATTGATGATGCCAAAAGGGCTGTAGATTGCGGAGTTTCGGCGATTTCGGTGTCGAATCACGGCGGTAACAATCTCGATGGAACGCCCGCGTCGATCCGTGCGTTGCCGGGCATCGCACAGGCTGTCGGTGGTGACGTCGAGGTGCTGCTGGATGGCGGCATTCGGCGGGGTAGCGATGTCGTCAAGGCATTGGCACTTGGAGCGCGTGCGGTGATGATCGGACGGGCGTATCTCTGGGGCCTGGCGGCCTCGGGTCAGGCCGGCGTCGAAAATGTTCTGGACATCATGCGCGGCGGCATCGATTCGGCACTGATGGGGCTCGGCAAGAAATCTGTGCACGAACTATCCCCAGATGATCTTCTCGTCCCTGACGGATTTGCCCGGGGCCTCGGACGGCACTAG
- the mftR gene encoding mycofactocin system transcriptional regulator (MftR, the mycofactocin system transcriptional regulator, is an uncharacterized TetR family DNA-binding transcription factor. Its role is inferred by context. It occurs as part of the biosynthesis locus for mycofactocin, a partially characterized electron carrier derived from the terminal Val-Tyr dipeptide of the precursor peptide MftA, through a radical SAM enzyme-mediated process.), with amino-acid sequence MNAQPTRVGRRPSTTRDEITAVAMALFTQRSFDDVSVDDIAAAAGIARRTVFRYYSSKNAIVWGDFDSHLEVMRALLDETPDTVDISTALRQALLTFNNFPVDEAPRHRMRMRLILEIPALQAYSMLMYTGWRDVIAQFVAKRSGADPTALLPQTVGWTLLGVALAAYEQWLADESSALTALLGKGFDAAEAGLRALG; translated from the coding sequence ATGAATGCGCAGCCGACGCGCGTAGGACGACGCCCTTCCACAACCCGGGACGAGATCACCGCGGTTGCCATGGCGCTGTTCACGCAGCGCAGCTTCGACGACGTCAGCGTCGATGACATCGCCGCGGCAGCCGGCATCGCCCGGCGCACGGTGTTTCGGTACTACAGCTCTAAGAACGCAATCGTGTGGGGCGACTTCGATTCTCACCTGGAGGTGATGCGTGCGCTGTTGGATGAGACTCCGGACACCGTGGACATCAGCACCGCACTGCGCCAGGCGCTGTTGACATTCAACAACTTTCCGGTCGACGAAGCCCCGCGACACCGCATGCGGATGAGACTGATCCTGGAGATCCCGGCGCTACAGGCATATTCGATGCTGATGTACACCGGCTGGCGTGACGTCATCGCACAGTTCGTGGCCAAACGCAGCGGGGCGGATCCCACTGCCCTCTTGCCGCAGACCGTCGGCTGGACACTGCTCGGCGTGGCGCTCGCCGCCTACGAACAATGGCTCGCCGACGAATCGTCGGCGCTTACCGCGCTACTCGGCAAGGGCTTCGACGCCGCCGAGGCGGGGCTGCGAGCCCTCGGCTAA
- the mftA gene encoding mycofactocin precursor MftA (Mycofactocin is a small molecule electron carrier derived from the final two amino acids, Val-Tyr, of MftA, the mycofactocin precursor. It plays a role in redox homeostasis and the metabolism of alcohols and aldehydes in Actinobacteria, including Mycobacterium tuberculosis.) yields MAEPTTVAGQTTDTELVQESLVEEVSIDGMCGVY; encoded by the coding sequence ATGGCCGAGCCCACCACTGTCGCCGGACAGACCACCGACACCGAACTGGTGCAGGAATCGCTGGTCGAAGAGGTATCGATCGACGGGATGTGCGGCGTCTACTGA
- the mftC gene encoding mycofactocin radical SAM maturase (MftC is a radical SAM/SPASM enzyme that catalyzes the first two steps in biosynthesis of the electron carrier mycofactocin from the terminal Val-Tyr dipeptide of the precursor peptide MftA.): MSAPAVPRPNVAGVAAPRLDVAGVAAPRLVDQFEQGLDAPICLTWELTYACNLSCVHCLSSSGKRDPRELSTRQCKDIIDELERMQVFYVNIGGGEPTVRSDFWELVDYATEHHVGVKFSTNGVRITEEVAARLAASDYVDVQISLDGATAEVNDAVRGVGSFAMAVRALENLAAAGFKDAKISVVVTRHNVDQLDEFADLAAKYGATLRITRLRPSGRGADVWDELHPTPAQQRQLYDWLVPNGERVLTGDSFFHLSAYGDGSGGLPGLNMCGAGRVVCLIDPVGDVYACPFAIHDRFRAGNVLSDGGFDTVWKHSQLFTELREPQSAGACGSCGHYDSCRGGCMAAKFFTGLPMDGPDPECVQGYGEAALAADRVVPKPSGDHSHSKGKRGPSGGPVALTLTRRPPSRACDENPISNVRAGR, translated from the coding sequence ATGAGCGCTCCCGCAGTACCCCGCCCGAATGTCGCCGGCGTCGCGGCTCCGAGACTGGATGTCGCCGGCGTCGCGGCTCCGAGACTCGTGGATCAGTTCGAGCAGGGGCTGGATGCTCCCATCTGCCTTACCTGGGAGCTGACCTACGCCTGCAATCTGTCCTGTGTGCATTGCCTCTCGTCATCGGGCAAGCGCGATCCACGTGAGCTGTCCACCAGGCAGTGCAAGGACATCATCGACGAGCTCGAACGCATGCAGGTGTTCTACGTGAACATCGGCGGCGGCGAACCCACTGTGCGATCAGACTTTTGGGAGCTCGTTGATTACGCGACCGAGCATCACGTAGGGGTCAAATTCTCGACCAACGGCGTGCGTATCACCGAGGAGGTGGCGGCGCGACTGGCCGCGAGCGACTACGTCGATGTACAGATCTCACTGGATGGCGCGACCGCGGAGGTCAACGACGCCGTGCGCGGTGTGGGATCGTTCGCCATGGCGGTGCGCGCGCTGGAGAACCTGGCCGCCGCCGGATTCAAGGACGCCAAGATCTCGGTGGTGGTTACCCGCCACAATGTGGACCAGCTCGATGAGTTCGCGGATCTGGCCGCAAAATACGGTGCCACACTGCGGATTACGCGACTGCGTCCCTCCGGTCGTGGCGCCGATGTGTGGGACGAGCTCCATCCCACCCCCGCCCAGCAGCGTCAGCTGTACGACTGGCTGGTGCCCAATGGCGAGCGGGTACTCACGGGCGATTCCTTCTTCCACCTATCGGCCTACGGCGACGGGTCCGGGGGTTTGCCGGGCCTGAACATGTGCGGCGCCGGGCGGGTGGTGTGCCTGATCGATCCGGTGGGCGATGTCTATGCCTGCCCGTTTGCCATCCATGACCGATTCCGTGCCGGAAATGTGTTGTCCGACGGTGGATTTGACACGGTCTGGAAGCACTCGCAGCTGTTCACCGAGTTACGTGAGCCGCAGTCCGCGGGTGCATGCGGCAGTTGCGGGCATTACGACAGCTGCCGGGGCGGCTGCATGGCGGCCAAGTTCTTCACCGGGTTGCCGATGGACGGGCCCGACCCGGAGTGCGTGCAGGGCTATGGCGAGGCGGCCCTGGCCGCCGATCGAGTGGTGCCCAAACCCAGTGGCGACCACTCGCATTCGAAGGGCAAGCGCGGACCGTCCGGGGGCCCCGTTGCCCTGACTCTGACGCGTCGGCCACCCTCGCGCGCATGCGATGAGAACCCCATTTCCAATGTACGAGCAGGACGGTAG
- the eat gene encoding ethanolamine permease, translated as MSTPDDAVSSRAEAPLDHAGVQSHLEGADYLARRQLRSGTAGWVLLAGLGVSYVISGDYAGWNTGLSKGGFGGMAIAAVVIAAMYLSMVLSMAEMSSALPTAGGGYTFARRAMGPWGGFATGTAILIEYAIAPAAIATFIGSYVESLHLFGLKDGWWIYLAVYAIFIGIHLSGAGEALRTMFIITGIALVGLITFAIGAVGRFDAKNLTNIPVDETATGASAFLPNGYLGIWAAVPFAIWLFLAIEGVPLAAEEARDPAKNIPRGIVMAMLVLVVTGTAVLILVPGAGGAEAMGQSGNPLVEALGTTTVAKAVNYIGLAGLIASFFSIVYAYSRQTFALSRAGYLPTGLSVTNSRKAPVLALIVPGIIGFLLSLSGKGAMLLNMAVFGAALSYVLMMVSHIVLRIREPEMPRPYRTPGGIATSGFALVIACAAVVATFIVDTTAAFATFGVFILFMAYFGLYSRHRLVANSPDEEFAALAEAENELK; from the coding sequence ATGTCGACTCCCGATGACGCCGTCAGTTCACGTGCCGAGGCGCCGCTTGATCATGCCGGCGTCCAATCGCACCTCGAAGGTGCCGACTACCTCGCCCGGCGGCAGCTGAGATCGGGTACCGCGGGCTGGGTGCTGCTGGCGGGGCTCGGCGTGAGCTACGTGATTTCCGGAGACTACGCCGGCTGGAACACCGGCCTGAGCAAGGGCGGTTTCGGCGGGATGGCCATCGCGGCCGTCGTCATCGCCGCGATGTATCTGTCCATGGTGCTCAGCATGGCGGAGATGTCGTCGGCATTACCCACCGCGGGCGGCGGGTACACCTTTGCCCGGCGCGCGATGGGCCCCTGGGGCGGATTCGCCACGGGGACCGCAATTCTCATTGAGTACGCGATCGCGCCGGCCGCCATCGCCACCTTCATCGGAAGTTATGTCGAATCACTGCACCTGTTCGGCCTCAAGGACGGGTGGTGGATCTATCTGGCGGTGTACGCGATCTTCATCGGCATCCACCTCAGCGGTGCGGGTGAGGCACTCAGGACGATGTTCATCATCACGGGGATCGCGCTCGTCGGCCTCATCACCTTCGCCATCGGAGCCGTCGGCCGATTCGACGCGAAGAACCTCACCAACATTCCCGTCGATGAAACGGCAACGGGTGCATCGGCATTCCTACCCAACGGATATTTGGGAATCTGGGCAGCGGTGCCGTTTGCGATCTGGTTGTTCCTGGCGATCGAGGGCGTGCCGCTGGCCGCCGAGGAAGCCCGCGATCCCGCCAAGAACATCCCGCGCGGCATTGTGATGGCGATGCTGGTGCTTGTCGTCACCGGTACGGCCGTGCTGATCCTGGTGCCCGGAGCGGGCGGCGCCGAAGCGATGGGGCAGTCCGGGAATCCCTTGGTAGAGGCGCTGGGCACCACCACGGTGGCCAAGGCGGTCAATTACATCGGGCTGGCCGGACTCATCGCTAGCTTCTTCTCCATTGTCTACGCCTACAGTCGGCAGACCTTCGCGTTGTCCCGGGCAGGCTACCTACCGACCGGGTTGTCGGTCACCAACAGTAGGAAGGCTCCCGTGCTGGCGCTGATCGTGCCCGGAATCATCGGATTCCTGTTGTCGCTCAGCGGTAAAGGGGCGATGCTGCTCAACATGGCGGTGTTCGGTGCGGCACTGAGCTATGTGCTGATGATGGTGAGCCACATTGTGCTGCGCATTCGCGAGCCGGAGATGCCGCGGCCGTACCGCACCCCGGGTGGCATCGCCACCAGCGGGTTCGCGCTCGTGATCGCCTGTGCTGCGGTGGTGGCGACATTCATCGTCGATACCACCGCGGCTTTCGCCACGTTCGGCGTATTCATCCTGTTTATGGCGTATTTTGGGTTGTATAGCCGTCACCGTTTGGTCGCGAACTCCCCGGACGAGGAGTTCGCGGCGCTTGCAGAAGCCGAGAACGAACTGAAATAG
- the mftG gene encoding mycofactocin system GMC family oxidoreductase MftG codes for MVGAGSAGSILAGRLSGDPSFRVVLVEAGPASSADEDGVRDGYRLPIGPDSQIATYYWATLTSTGDQAELVRGSVVGGSGAINGGYFVRGRPADFDGWSVPGWAWADVRDHFRAMETDRDFRDDPLHGSSGPIPIGRKHEQSSAGKELAELAVKGGYSVVADLNGKAGVGVGLVPLNIDSGMRVGPARAYLEGAGWRPNLAVYSGTRVLRVLCGGGRATGVQVAVGNSVRTLTADRIILSAGAIETAKLLLLSGIGPADDLRAVGVEPVVDLPGVGTRVMDHAEWVLDTGDEGQQGYPVLDTVLHTDRQMGIEIRPYTTGFAAMAGVAVSGADPRQIGVALMTPRCRGRLELRSTDPAAPVYIDLRYDSETADMDRLRDGVRLVTELYGRRFGGPRWSTSQHLCATAPMGNDEDKHAVVDKYCRVRGIDGLFVIDGSIMPTIPSRGPAATIAMIGHRAAQFVAWS; via the coding sequence ATCGTGGGCGCGGGCAGCGCGGGATCGATTCTGGCAGGGCGCCTTTCCGGGGACCCATCGTTCCGGGTGGTGCTTGTCGAGGCCGGCCCGGCATCCTCCGCGGACGAGGACGGCGTACGCGACGGGTACCGACTGCCGATTGGGCCGGACAGCCAGATAGCCACGTACTACTGGGCGACGCTGACGTCCACGGGCGATCAGGCAGAGTTGGTGCGAGGATCGGTGGTGGGCGGCTCCGGCGCAATCAACGGCGGCTACTTCGTGCGTGGCCGGCCCGCGGATTTTGACGGATGGTCGGTGCCGGGATGGGCCTGGGCAGATGTTCGCGATCACTTCCGGGCGATGGAGACGGACCGTGACTTTCGGGATGACCCGTTACATGGGTCGTCGGGGCCCATACCGATCGGCCGAAAGCACGAACAGAGTAGCGCTGGAAAGGAATTGGCCGAGCTCGCAGTCAAAGGCGGGTATTCGGTGGTGGCGGATCTCAATGGCAAGGCCGGTGTCGGGGTGGGACTGGTGCCGCTCAATATCGACAGCGGGATGCGAGTTGGGCCCGCGCGCGCATATCTGGAGGGGGCGGGTTGGCGCCCAAATCTCGCGGTGTACTCAGGTACCCGTGTGCTGCGGGTGCTCTGCGGCGGCGGGCGTGCGACCGGTGTGCAGGTGGCGGTGGGGAACTCGGTGCGTACGCTGACCGCCGATCGAATCATTTTGAGTGCGGGAGCGATTGAGACGGCGAAGCTGCTGTTGCTGTCCGGGATAGGGCCCGCGGATGACTTACGCGCGGTGGGCGTTGAGCCCGTTGTCGACCTGCCCGGTGTCGGTACCCGGGTGATGGACCACGCGGAATGGGTGTTGGACACGGGCGACGAGGGGCAGCAGGGCTATCCCGTTCTGGACACTGTGTTGCACACCGATCGTCAGATGGGTATCGAGATACGGCCGTATACAACCGGATTCGCAGCCATGGCGGGGGTGGCGGTGAGCGGTGCGGATCCGCGGCAGATCGGTGTCGCGTTGATGACGCCGAGGTGTCGCGGCCGGCTTGAACTGCGTTCGACCGATCCCGCGGCGCCCGTATACATCGACTTGCGGTACGACAGCGAGACGGCAGACATGGATCGCTTGCGCGACGGAGTGCGTCTGGTGACCGAACTGTATGGACGACGGTTCGGTGGTCCGCGGTGGTCCACCTCGCAGCATCTGTGCGCGACCGCCCCGATGGGCAATGACGAGGACAAGCATGCGGTCGTCGACAAGTACTGTCGTGTCAGGGGAATCGATGGGCTGTTCGTGATCGACGGGTCGATCATGCCGACCATTCCGAGCCGGGGACCAGCGGCCACGATCGCGATGATCGGGCATCGTGCGGCCCAGTTTGTTGCGTGGTCGTAA